One region of Oryza sativa Japonica Group chromosome 5, ASM3414082v1 genomic DNA includes:
- the LOC4339379 gene encoding zinc finger CCCH domain-containing protein 37, giving the protein MASREHLLLDPAALAVSWADPAAVEIPPELLAALGEYLSARRSDGEAEADAEAEADDEFMMYEFKVRRCARARSHDWTACPYAHPGEAARRRDPRRVAYTGEPCPDFRRRPGAACPRGSTCPFAHGTFELWLHPSRYRTRPCRAGVACRRRVCFFAHTAGELRAGSKEDSPLSLSPKSTLASLWESPPVSPVEGRRWVDGIDECDADAEMEELMFAMRELGLRKVRPSASSVTPVLPPVTDEDGPDFGWVSELVM; this is encoded by the coding sequence ATGGCGAGCCGAGAGCACCTCCTGCTCGACCCGGCGGCGCTGGCCGTCTCTTGGGCTGACCCCGCTGCGGTGGAGATCCCGCCCGAGCTCCTCGCCGCGCTGGGTGAGTACCTGTCCGCCAGGCGTAGcgacggggaggccgaggccgacgccgaggcggaggcTGATGATGAGTTCATGATGTACGAGTTCAAGGTGCGGCGGTGCGCGCGGGCGCGGAGCCACGACTGGACGGCGTGCCCGTACGCGCACCCTGGCGAGGCCGCGAGGCGGCGTGACCCGAGGCGCGTGGCGTACACGGGCGAGCCGTGCCCGGacttccgccgccggccgggcgCCGCGTGCCCGAGGGGCAGCACGTGCCCGTTCGCGCACGGCACGTTCGAGCTCTGGCTCCACCCGTCGCGCTACCGCACGCGGCCGTGCCGCGCGGGCgtcgcgtgccgccgccgcgtctgctTCTTCGCGCacaccgccggcgagctccgcgcCGGGTCCAAGGAAGACTCGCCGCTGTCGCTCTCCCCCAAGTCGACCCTGGCCTCCCTCTGGGAGTCGCCGCCGGTGTCGCCGGTGGAGGGGCGGAGGTGGGTGGACGGCATCGATGAATGCGACGCGGACGCGGAGATGGAAGAGTTGATGTTCGCAATGCGGGAGCTCGGCCTCCGGAAGGTGAGGCCGTCGGCATCGTCCGTAACGCCGGTGCTACCGCCGGTGACGGACGAGGACGGGCCGGATTTCGGGTGGGTGTCCGAGCTTGTGATGTAG